Proteins encoded within one genomic window of Cucumis sativus cultivar 9930 chromosome 3, Cucumber_9930_V3, whole genome shotgun sequence:
- the LOC101203018 gene encoding mitochondrial phosphate carrier protein 3, mitochondrial isoform X1, translated as MAISETQSSSSLIPNFLYSSSSILHSTLPSQSPSQSFSAPMNPFPIPSPTDPTKKLEMYSPAFYAACAFGGSLSCGLTHTALTPLDLVKCNMQIDPVKYKNISSGFGVLLKEQGIRGLFRGWAPTLLGYSAQGACKYGIYEFFKKYYSDIVGPEYAAKYKTLIYLAGSASAEVIADVALCPFEAVKVRVQTQPGFGRGLSDGLPKFVRSEGALGLYKGIVPLWGRQIPYTMMKFATFENLVELIYKHAITKPKNECSSALQLGVSFAGGYIAGVSCAIVSHPADNLVSFLNNAKGATVGEAIQKLGLWGLFTRGLPLRIVMIGTLTGAQWVIYDAFKVSVGLPTTGGVAPPIAASPEHTTATA; from the exons ATGGCCATCTCTGAAACTCAGTCATCTTCCTCTCTCATCCCTAATTTCCTCTACTCCTCTTCCTCCATTCTCCACTCCACTCTTCCTTCTCAATCTCCATCACAATCCTTCTCCGCTCCCATGAACCCCTTCCCCATTCCTTCTCCCACTGACCCCACCAAGAAATTGGAGATGTATTCCCCTGCTTTCTACGCTGCCTGTGCCTTCGGTGGAAGCCTCAGCTGTGGTCTCACTCACACCGCCCTCACTCCTCTCGATCTTGTCAAGTGTAATATGCAG ATTGACCCGGTGAAATACAAGAACATTTCATCTGGTTTTGGAGTTTTGCTAAAGGAGCAAGGAATCAGGGGCCTCTTTAGGGGTTGGGCGCCAACTCTACTTGGTTACAGTGCTCAAGGTGCTTGCAAGTATGGCATCTACGAATTCTTTAAGAAATACTATTCCGATATAGTGGGTCCTGAGTATGCAGCAAAGTACAAGACATTGATCTATCTTGCTGGTTCTGCGTCCGCTGAAGTGATTGCTGATGTTGCACTTTGCCCCTTTGAAGCTGTTAAAGTTAGAGTTCAGACACAGCCAGGTTTTGGCAGAGGTTTGTCAGATGGCCTTCCTAAATTTGTTAGATCTGAAGGTGCTCTTGG gtTGTACAAGGGTATTGTTCCTCTGTGGGGACGTCAAATCCCAT ATACAATGATGAAGTTTGCAACATTTGAGAACTTGGTGGAACTTATCTACAAGCATGCAATCACGAAGCCAAAGAATGAATGCAGCAGCGCATTGCAGCTTGGAGTCAGCTTTGCTGGTGGATATATTGCGGGTGTGTCTTGTGCTATAGTTTCTCATCCTGCGGATAATCTCGTCTCCTTTCTCAATAATGCTAAAGGGGCTACCGTTGGCGAG GCAATTCAGAAACTTGGATTATGGGGTCTCTTCACACGAGGGCTGCCTCTACGCATAGTCATGATTGGTACCCTAACTGGAGCTCAATGGGTTATCTACGACGCCTTCAAAGTTTCTGTTGGACT GCCAACAACGGGTGGGGTTGCTCCTCCCATTGCTGCATCCCCAGAACATACAACTGCAACTGCGTAG
- the LOC116402458 gene encoding uncharacterized protein LOC116402458, whose protein sequence is MDKSWMTQNRMSREYDLGVERFIKFGLSHAKGLNSIRCPCLNCGNRLLKDVSTVRYHLYANGIDKSYKVWFWHGEELNSDNVANTMETTVDESDENDDLFNTINMVQSVQEQSFNASNTFDTMFDDAKKPLYPGCKKFTKLSALVRLYNLKVRYGWTNTSFSELLSIISDLLPDNNEIPCSLYEAKKTLGALGLSYQKIDACPNDCCLYRKEYEKLTKCPKCGLSRWKIAKNSKKEKSGVAAKQMWYFPIIPRFIRMFKRSENAKNLRWDAIDRQVDGVLRHPADTPSWRLIDHMWPTFGSEPRNLRLGLSTDGINPFGDMSTTYSCWPIITTIYNLPPWLCMRRKHLMLTMLISGPKQPGYDINTYLAPLIDDLQTLWTDGVRCFDAYKEEYFTLRAVLLWTINDFPAYGNLCGFSVKGYKACPICGEETTSIRLQHGKKMSYMGHRKYLPRHHPYRLQKKKFNGKQEHGIPPQPLSGEAMYLKMKDMIFSCGKKCGKTVHNEGGNDYWKRRPVFFQLPYWKHMHVRHFLDIMHIEKNVCMNIVGTLLDIPGKSKDGMNTRLDLVEMKIRPELAPTFTGNRTYIPAACYTLLKEEKYRFCKTLSEIKVPEGYSANISSRVSLDDLKLTSLKSHDCHVLMQQLLPIAIRSVLPKNVRYTISRLCFFFNAICAKSFSVSDLDALQEDIVLTLCNLEKYFPPSFFTIMVHLVVHLVREVKLCGPVYLRWMYPFERCMKVLKSYVRSRARPEGCIAEASICEEAVEFCSDFLSGLDPIGLGSLNSRTEIQSDRPLSVGTYVRPDVQQLKQARNCVIPNPTKEGVTKLTHEVGSHLMWPRHLVLTRNDKKETVGFNTDPSTFSSAAYLRAPVALQCLVRLVEHMGSSIQLNTPLELFGVKRKCCIMVESLRDFSSMQPICTSCLDAYMMYLHTIMVQGRSSSLFKFMDAGSVSYSSYKQSRAQLLNARLLGAEYDQVVLFPYNSGNHWTLVVVNPTKGAAYWIDPLKNRIDGDMSEVLQM, encoded by the exons ATGGACAAGTCATGGATGACCCAAAATAGGATGTCAAGAGAATATGATTTAGGAGTCGAAAGGTTCATTAAATTTGGGTTGAGTCATGCCAAAGGTCTTAATTCAATTAGATGTCCATGTTTGAATTGCGGCAATCGTTTACTTAAGGATGTCTCAACAGTTCGATATCATCTGTATGCCAATGGAATTGATAAGAGTTACAAGGTATGGTTCTGGCATGGTGAAGAATTGAACTCAGATAACGTTGCCAACACGATGGAAACTACAGTGGATGAATCTGATGAAAACGAcgatttatttaatacaattaatatGGTACAATCTGTTCAAGAACAATCTTTTAATGCATCAAATACCTTCGACACTATGTTTGATGATGCGAAGAAACCCTTATACCCAGGATGTAAGAAATTCACAAAGTTATCAGCCCTCGTGAGATTGTATAACCTGAAGGTTAGGTATGGTTGGACGAATACTAGCTTCTCTGAATTGCTGTCCATAATAAGTGATCTATTACCTGATAACAATGAAATTCCATGTTCTTTGTACGAAGCGAAGAAAACACTTGGTGCCCTAGGACTGAGTTACCAAAAGATTGATGCATGCCCTAATGATTGTTGCTTGTAcagaaaagaatatgaaaagttgACCAAGTGCCCTAAGTGTGGTTTGTCAAGGTGGAAGATCGCTAAGAActcaaagaaggaaaaaagtgGTGTGGCTGCTAAGCAGATGTGGTACTTTCCAATAATTCCAAGATTTATAAGAATGTTCAAGAGATCTGAAAATGCTAAGAACTTGCGTTGGGATGCGATAGATAGACAAGTTGATGGTGTTTTGAGACACCCGGCTGACACTCCATCATGGAGGTTGATAGACCACATGTGGCCAACCTTTGGGTCAGAACCGAGAAATCTCCGTTTGGGTTTGTCTACTGATGGAATTAACCCATTTGGAGATATGTCGACGACGTACAGTTGTTGGCCCATCATCACTACAATATACAACCTTCCACCATGGCTGTGTATgagaagaaaacatttgaTGCTGACAATGTTAATATCAGGTCCAAAGCAACCGGGGTACGATATCAATACGTACTTAGCACCTTTAATTGATGATCTACAAACGTTGTGGACGGATGGAGTTCGTTGTTTCGATGCATATAAGGAAGAATATTTCACACTGCGGGCTGTCTTATTATGGACCATCAACGATTTTCCAGCATACGGTAATCTATGCGGTTTTAGTGTGAAAGGATATAAGGCTTGTCCAATATGTGGAGAGGAGACTACTTCTATAAGATTGCAACatggaaagaaaatgtcaTACATGGGACACAGGAAGTATTTGCCAAGACATCATCCATAcagattacaaaaaaaaaaatttaatgggAAGCAAGAGCATGGAATTCCTCCACAACCCTTGTCGGGCGAGGCCATGTACCTTAAGATGAAAGACATGATATTTTCATGTGGGAAGAAGTGTGGGAAGACTGTGCATAATGAAGGTGGCAATGACTATTGGAAAAGAAGACctgttttttttcaactacCATATTGGAAACACATGCATGTTCGACACTTTTTAGACATAatgcatattgaaaaaaatgtatgcatGAACATAGTGGGCACCTTACTTGATATACCAGGAAAAAGTAAGGATGGGATGAATACTAGACTTGACTTGGTTGAGATGAAAATTAGACCAGAATTGGCACCAACGTTTACTGGTAATAGAACTTATATCCCTGCGGCATGTTATACACTgttaaaagaagagaaatatcGATTTTGCAAGACTTTGTCAGAAATTAAAGTTCCAGAAGGTTATTCAGCAAATATTAGTAGTCGTGTCTCTTTGGATGACTTAAAACTGACCAGCCTTAAGTCGCACGACTGTCATGTTTTAATGCAGCAACTGCTTCCAATTGCAATACGTTCAGTCCTACCGAAGAATGTGAGGTACACTATTAGTAGATTGTGCTTCTTTTTCAATGCGATTTGTGCCAAAAGTTTTTCTGTCTCAGATCTTGATGCACTTCAAGAAGATATAGTTCTGACTTTATGCAATCTTGAGAAGTATTTCCCACCCTCGTTTTTTACAATCATGGTTCACCTTGTCGTTCATCTCGTTAGAGAAGTAAAGCTTTGTGGACCAGTATATTTGCGATGGATGTACCCATTTGAACGATGCATGAAAGTGTTGAAAAGTTATGTTCGCAGTAGAGCTCGACCGGAAGGATGCATTGCAGAAGCAAGCATATGTGAGGAGGCAGTTGAATTCTGTTCAGATTTTCTCTCTGGATTAGATCCTATTGGACTTGGGTCACTCAATTCAAGGACAGAAATACAAAGCGATCGACCGCTATCAGTAGGAACATACGTTCGACCCGATGTCCAACAACTCAAGCAAGCACGAAACTGTGTGATTCCAAATCCGACAAAGGAAGGAGTCACGAAACTGACGCATGAAGTTGGATCACATTTAATGTGGCCACGACATCTTGTTCTTACTAGGAATGATAAG AAGGAAACTGTGGGCTTCAATACGGATCCGTCCACATTCTCCAGTGCAGCATATCTACGTGCTCCAGTGGCACTCCAGTGTTTGGTTAGACTCGTTGAACATATGGGGTCATCGATTCAACTAAACACGCCTTTAGAGCTATTCGGTGTGAAGAGAAAATGTTGCATTATGGTTGAGTCACTTAGGGATTTCTCGTCAATGCAGCCAATATGCACATCATGCCTAGATGCTTACATGAT GTACCTTCACACAATTATGGTACAAGGACGAAGTTCAAGCTTGTTCAAGTTCATGGATGCCGGATCTGTAAGTTACTCGAGTTACAAACAATCGCGTGCGCAGTTGTTGAATGCTCGACTTCTCGGAGCCGAGTATGACCAAGTCGTATTGTTCCCATACAACTCTGG CAATCACTGGACATTGGTCGTTGTTAATCCTACAAAGGGTGCTGCATATTGGATTGACCCGTTGAAGAATCGGATTGACGGAGACATGAGTGAAGTGCTTCAGATGTAG
- the LOC101203018 gene encoding mitochondrial phosphate carrier protein 3, mitochondrial isoform X2, producing the protein MTWDLLVGFKNYASFSFGFCPNLTNKKTWLLFFSYSWDVVLGREEEMFVTKTVILVGVVLIDPVKYKNISSGFGVLLKEQGIRGLFRGWAPTLLGYSAQGACKYGIYEFFKKYYSDIVGPEYAAKYKTLIYLAGSASAEVIADVALCPFEAVKVRVQTQPGFGRGLSDGLPKFVRSEGALGLYKGIVPLWGRQIPYTMMKFATFENLVELIYKHAITKPKNECSSALQLGVSFAGGYIAGVSCAIVSHPADNLVSFLNNAKGATVGEAIQKLGLWGLFTRGLPLRIVMIGTLTGAQWVIYDAFKVSVGLPTTGGVAPPIAASPEHTTATA; encoded by the exons ATGACATGGGATCTTTTGGTTGGGTTTAAGAATTATGCGTCTTTCTCTTTTGGGTTTTGTCCTAATTTGACCAATAAGAAAACATggcttctcttcttttcttactCCTGGGATGTTGTTTTAGggagagaagaagagatgtTCGTGACTAAAACCGTAATCCTAGTAGGGGTTGTACTT ATTGACCCGGTGAAATACAAGAACATTTCATCTGGTTTTGGAGTTTTGCTAAAGGAGCAAGGAATCAGGGGCCTCTTTAGGGGTTGGGCGCCAACTCTACTTGGTTACAGTGCTCAAGGTGCTTGCAAGTATGGCATCTACGAATTCTTTAAGAAATACTATTCCGATATAGTGGGTCCTGAGTATGCAGCAAAGTACAAGACATTGATCTATCTTGCTGGTTCTGCGTCCGCTGAAGTGATTGCTGATGTTGCACTTTGCCCCTTTGAAGCTGTTAAAGTTAGAGTTCAGACACAGCCAGGTTTTGGCAGAGGTTTGTCAGATGGCCTTCCTAAATTTGTTAGATCTGAAGGTGCTCTTGG gtTGTACAAGGGTATTGTTCCTCTGTGGGGACGTCAAATCCCAT ATACAATGATGAAGTTTGCAACATTTGAGAACTTGGTGGAACTTATCTACAAGCATGCAATCACGAAGCCAAAGAATGAATGCAGCAGCGCATTGCAGCTTGGAGTCAGCTTTGCTGGTGGATATATTGCGGGTGTGTCTTGTGCTATAGTTTCTCATCCTGCGGATAATCTCGTCTCCTTTCTCAATAATGCTAAAGGGGCTACCGTTGGCGAG GCAATTCAGAAACTTGGATTATGGGGTCTCTTCACACGAGGGCTGCCTCTACGCATAGTCATGATTGGTACCCTAACTGGAGCTCAATGGGTTATCTACGACGCCTTCAAAGTTTCTGTTGGACT GCCAACAACGGGTGGGGTTGCTCCTCCCATTGCTGCATCCCCAGAACATACAACTGCAACTGCGTAG